The genomic interval CTGCAGTGAGCGAGCGGCGTGGCCTCCCCCCAAACTCCAAGCACCTCGAAGCTCAGGCTTGTAACCAGCGATGGAGCGGAGCGCGCACCCGTCGAAGCCTCGGGGCCTTCCCCAGACGCGGACACGGTACGCGCCGACGTGGAGGCTGACTCCAGCCTGACGCTCGATAATCTGTACCGGCGTTATGCCCCCTATGTGGCGTCGGTAGCCTCGCGCCTGCTCGGCCGGGAGGCCGAGGTGGAGGACGTGGTGCAGGAGGTGTTTGCCGCCGCGTCGACCGGCCTGCGCCGCCGCACGAGCCACGCCGAGGTGCGCGGCTGGCTGGCCACGGTCACGGTGCGCATGTCACGCAGGCAGCTCGGTCGCCGGCGCTTCTGGTCTTGGTTCCAGCTGGCCGCCGAACCCAGCTACGAGCGCTTGGCGCAACCCGGGGCCTCTCCGGAAGAGCAGCGGATGATCAGCGAGCTGTATGCGGTGCTCGACAACCTGGCTGTGCAGCATCGGATTCCCTGGGTGCTGCGTTACGTGGAGGGCGAGAGCCTCGGCAGGATTGCCCAGCTGTGCGATTGCTCGCTTGCTACCGCCAAGCGTCGGATCGCGGCAGCCCACGGGCAGATCAGG from Pseudomonadota bacterium carries:
- a CDS encoding sigma-70 family RNA polymerase sigma factor, translated to MASPQTPSTSKLRLVTSDGAERAPVEASGPSPDADTVRADVEADSSLTLDNLYRRYAPYVASVASRLLGREAEVEDVVQEVFAAASTGLRRRTSHAEVRGWLATVTVRMSRRQLGRRRFWSWFQLAAEPSYERLAQPGASPEEQRMISELYAVLDNLAVQHRIPWVLRYVEGESLGRIAQLCDCSLATAKRRIAAAHGQIRECMGGLP